A window from uncultured Desulfobacter sp. encodes these proteins:
- the panB gene encoding 3-methyl-2-oxobutanoate hydroxymethyltransferase produces MSTKVTTSSLMKMKQEEKKITALTAYDYPSALMVDRAGIDLILVGDSVGMAVQGWDTTLPVTMDEMIYHTKLVTRACSRALVVGDMPFMSYQSGMDKAVENAGRFLKEAGATAVKLEGGADVCPAISAMAKAGIPVQAHIGLTPQSVHQMGGFKVQRDEERLLKDAKDVQAAGAFSVVLEGIPATIAEKITKSLTIPTIGIGAGPSCDGQILVLHDMLGMHDGFIPKFVKKFVDIYSLANQGLAEYAKEVQDGTFPSKEHSYK; encoded by the coding sequence ATGAGCACAAAAGTTACCACTTCCAGCCTGATGAAGATGAAGCAGGAGGAAAAAAAAATAACCGCCCTTACCGCCTATGACTATCCTTCTGCCCTCATGGTGGACCGTGCCGGAATTGATCTTATCCTTGTGGGCGATTCCGTGGGCATGGCCGTCCAGGGCTGGGATACCACCCTGCCTGTGACCATGGATGAGATGATCTATCATACAAAACTTGTGACCCGGGCCTGCTCAAGAGCCCTGGTGGTGGGCGACATGCCTTTCATGTCCTACCAGAGCGGCATGGATAAAGCCGTTGAAAACGCCGGACGATTTTTAAAGGAAGCCGGCGCCACAGCCGTAAAACTTGAAGGCGGCGCAGATGTCTGTCCTGCCATTTCAGCCATGGCAAAGGCGGGCATACCTGTCCAGGCCCACATTGGCCTGACCCCCCAGTCCGTACACCAGATGGGCGGTTTCAAGGTACAGCGGGACGAAGAGCGGCTGCTTAAAGACGCCAAGGATGTTCAAGCCGCCGGGGCTTTTTCCGTGGTGCTGGAAGGCATTCCAGCGACCATTGCCGAAAAAATAACCAAATCCCTGACCATTCCCACCATCGGCATTGGTGCAGGTCCGTCCTGTGACGGCCAGATTCTGGTACTCCATGACATGCTGGGTATGCATGACGGATTTATACCTAAATTCGTCAAAAAATTCGTAGATATTTATTCCCTGGCAAATCAGGGGCTTGCTGAATATGCCAAAGAGGTTCAGGATGGTACTTTTCCGTCAAAAGAGCATTCATATAAATAG
- a CDS encoding Rossmann-like and DUF2520 domain-containing protein, producing MNSTKQKFSVIGCGRVGICLATFLFKKNYEPAGFFSRSMTSARAARSAAGCGTVFDSAADCARAGDIVFITTPDGVIEGVCEDLVSQNAFGPKTMVFHLSGAHSSAILARAKQSGAVVGSIHPLQSFAPYEPGQASPFEGINISVEGDPDAVSQGKDIAAALGARAFAIPTESKTLYHASAVVASNYLVTLVKFALTLLMETGLREDAAFDILSPLIQGTLSNINSRGCKQALTGPVARGDHDTVSRHLADIDEKLPEFSALYRLLGAHTLDIAGVGNGLSKETEKILADLFNPG from the coding sequence ATGAATAGTACCAAACAAAAATTTTCCGTGATCGGCTGTGGCCGGGTGGGTATCTGTCTGGCCACATTTCTTTTTAAAAAAAATTATGAACCTGCAGGTTTTTTCAGCAGGAGTATGACGTCGGCCCGGGCAGCGCGGTCAGCTGCCGGGTGCGGCACGGTGTTTGATTCGGCCGCCGACTGTGCCCGGGCCGGGGATATTGTATTTATCACCACCCCCGACGGTGTCATAGAAGGGGTTTGCGAAGATCTTGTGAGCCAAAATGCCTTTGGCCCCAAAACCATGGTGTTTCATCTGTCAGGCGCCCACTCTTCAGCCATACTTGCCCGGGCAAAACAGTCCGGTGCCGTTGTGGGTTCCATTCATCCCCTGCAGTCCTTTGCCCCCTATGAACCGGGTCAGGCAAGCCCCTTTGAAGGAATCAATATCTCGGTTGAAGGAGATCCAGATGCCGTTTCCCAGGGCAAGGATATTGCCGCAGCCCTGGGCGCCCGGGCCTTTGCCATCCCAACCGAATCCAAAACCCTTTATCATGCCTCGGCTGTGGTGGCCTCCAACTACCTTGTGACCCTGGTAAAGTTTGCCCTCACGCTTTTAATGGAAACAGGGCTTCGGGAAGATGCGGCATTTGACATTTTATCTCCCCTGATCCAGGGCACCCTGTCCAATATAAATTCCAGGGGCTGCAAACAGGCCCTGACAGGCCCTGTGGCCCGGGGGGATCATGACACCGTATCCCGTCATCTGGCTGACATTGACGAAAAATTACCTGAATTTTCAGCTCTGTACCGTCTTTTGGGTGCCCATACCCTGGATATTGCCGGGGTCGGAAACGGCCTGTCCAAAGAGACTGAAAAAATTCTGGCCGACCTTTTTAACCCCGGGTGA
- a CDS encoding YciI family protein: MQFIVIGRDGTDEKALERRMAAREAHLETAKKMHESGNWLYAAAILNDEGKMAGSMIVCDFESREALDKEWLDNEAYVKGNVWEAVEVQQAAVAPFWAPK; the protein is encoded by the coding sequence ATGCAGTTTATTGTAATCGGCCGGGACGGCACAGATGAAAAAGCCCTGGAAAGAAGAATGGCCGCCAGGGAGGCACACCTTGAAACCGCTAAAAAAATGCACGAATCCGGCAACTGGCTCTATGCCGCAGCCATCCTCAATGATGAGGGAAAAATGGCAGGTTCCATGATTGTGTGTGATTTTGAATCCCGGGAAGCACTGGATAAAGAATGGCTGGACAACGAGGCCTATGTCAAAGGCAATGTCTGGGAGGCCGTTGAAGTTCAGCAGGCAGCCGTCGCTCCATTTTGGGCACCTAAATAG
- a CDS encoding DUF3862 domain-containing protein produces MKFVKLLILVLFCTVVLLGCSKLTRENFDKVEMGMDYKKVVEIIGEPDTCDGALGAKKCVWGNETKNITISFIGEKVILPAMKGL; encoded by the coding sequence ATGAAATTTGTAAAACTGTTGATTCTTGTATTGTTTTGTACGGTTGTTCTTTTAGGGTGTTCAAAACTTACCCGGGAAAATTTTGACAAAGTCGAGATGGGCATGGACTATAAAAAGGTAGTGGAGATCATTGGCGAACCAGACACCTGTGATGGTGCCCTTGGGGCCAAAAAATGTGTGTGGGGAAATGAAACAAAAAATATCACCATCAGTTTCATAGGTGAGAAAGTAATTCTTCCCGCAATGAAAGGACTTTAG
- a CDS encoding insulinase family protein, giving the protein MNQTAFTPGQTIGGYKIQQISPLPAINAHLIQLVHEKTKAVHIHIANEDKENTFGVFFRTVPTDSTGVAHILEHTVLCGSEKYKVRDPFFSMLKRSLSTFMNAFTASDWTMYPFSTQNKKDYYNLMDVYLDAAFFPDIDRLSFKQEGHRLELEPGENGEPELVYKGVVYNEMKGAMSSPSQVMSRALLKGLYPDTTYANNSGGEPADIPKLTHAELRAFHAKYYHPSNSYFYTYGDLPLEENLKFIEEKVLCRFDFLEMDTRVPSQPRWQAPKSMTQSYAYSDPDNISTKYQGCVAWLTPDIADHFEVMVMAVLEQILLGNSASPLRKALIDSGLGSALCDGTGFDSDNRDTMFVCGLKDIEESAVPKVEKIIFDTLGTLADKGIDKHLIDSAIHQIEFSLKEITNTPYPYGIKLIMGVASVLIHEGDPVSAVNIDADLKKLQEELAKGEFLEGRIRRYFLDNQHRLLFTLVPDEGIEARQAETVRQELQELQKSLGEEALAQINKDAADLKALQETEENLDVLPTLALEDVPPEIEIVHPDTVKGVTCATAFDKATSGILYFTCPAGAGNIAPELFPMVPFFARAFTNVGTNKSSYVQMAERMDLYTGGISISPFSGTHFDHKGEGHSFLALQGKALDRNIDPLFDMVDEYINAGSFKDHDRLKSLILQYQAGLESSIVGSGHRYAITLSARHLSMAAGINELWHGIAQYALIKDLSARVSHEKTGAQALAELETNLSAMAAAVMKKDNFKPAVIGSVPSMVQADKRIADIYNNLSNGSTQAFHTPQIKTDTLRPYDGWMTNTAVSFVGQSFKAVRISHEDAPVLSVIAKLLRSLFLHREIREKGGAYGGFAMYNMEEGIFSFGSYRDPHIKRTLDVYGQACDFITRGEFTATDVKEAILQVCSEIDKPETPAPSAMKAFYRQITKLSDEIRKGFKDALLGVDKQKVMETAGRYFFRDEADKGISVISSKSLLEQANQELEAEGRELLTLHKI; this is encoded by the coding sequence ATGAATCAGACTGCATTTACACCCGGGCAGACCATCGGCGGTTACAAAATTCAACAGATATCGCCCCTGCCTGCAATTAACGCCCATCTCATCCAGCTGGTCCACGAGAAGACAAAAGCGGTTCACATCCACATTGCCAATGAAGATAAGGAAAACACCTTTGGGGTGTTTTTCAGAACCGTTCCCACGGACTCCACCGGAGTTGCCCATATTCTGGAACACACCGTGCTGTGCGGATCCGAAAAGTATAAGGTCCGTGATCCTTTCTTTTCCATGCTTAAACGAAGCCTGTCCACCTTTATGAATGCATTCACTGCATCGGACTGGACCATGTATCCGTTTTCCACCCAGAATAAAAAAGACTACTACAACCTGATGGATGTCTATCTGGATGCGGCGTTTTTTCCAGATATTGATCGCCTCAGCTTTAAGCAGGAAGGCCATCGGCTTGAGCTGGAACCCGGGGAAAACGGTGAACCGGAACTAGTGTATAAGGGTGTGGTGTACAATGAAATGAAGGGTGCCATGTCCTCACCCAGTCAGGTCATGTCCCGGGCCCTGCTCAAAGGCCTTTATCCGGATACCACCTATGCCAATAATTCCGGCGGTGAACCTGCAGATATTCCAAAACTCACCCACGCGGAACTTAGGGCCTTTCACGCAAAATACTATCATCCGTCCAACAGTTATTTTTATACATATGGTGATTTGCCCCTGGAAGAGAATTTAAAATTTATTGAAGAAAAGGTTCTCTGCCGATTTGATTTTCTTGAGATGGATACCCGGGTGCCTTCCCAGCCCCGGTGGCAGGCTCCTAAATCCATGACCCAGTCATATGCCTACTCGGACCCGGATAATATCAGCACCAAATACCAGGGGTGTGTGGCCTGGCTGACCCCGGATATCGCCGATCATTTTGAAGTGATGGTGATGGCGGTGCTTGAACAGATTCTGCTTGGCAATTCAGCATCTCCCTTGAGAAAAGCGCTTATTGACAGCGGCCTGGGTTCTGCCCTGTGTGATGGTACGGGATTTGATTCAGATAACCGGGATACCATGTTTGTCTGCGGGTTGAAAGATATCGAAGAATCTGCTGTTCCCAAAGTTGAAAAAATTATTTTCGATACCCTTGGGACGCTGGCAGACAAGGGCATCGATAAACACTTGATCGATTCCGCCATCCACCAGATCGAATTTTCCCTCAAGGAGATTACCAATACGCCATACCCCTACGGCATCAAGCTGATTATGGGGGTGGCGTCGGTTCTCATCCATGAAGGCGATCCCGTAAGTGCTGTCAATATTGACGCTGATTTGAAAAAATTGCAGGAAGAACTGGCCAAAGGAGAGTTCCTGGAAGGCCGGATTCGGCGGTATTTTCTCGATAATCAGCACAGACTGCTGTTTACCCTTGTCCCGGATGAGGGTATTGAAGCCCGTCAGGCTGAAACTGTACGTCAGGAGCTTCAAGAATTACAAAAATCCTTGGGTGAAGAAGCGTTGGCGCAGATCAACAAAGATGCGGCAGACCTGAAAGCACTTCAGGAGACAGAGGAAAACCTGGATGTACTGCCCACCCTGGCCCTGGAAGATGTGCCCCCTGAGATTGAAATCGTTCATCCGGACACCGTCAAAGGCGTTACCTGCGCCACCGCCTTTGACAAAGCCACTTCGGGCATCCTTTATTTTACCTGCCCCGCAGGTGCCGGAAACATTGCGCCGGAGCTTTTCCCCATGGTGCCGTTTTTCGCACGGGCCTTTACCAATGTCGGTACAAATAAATCTTCCTATGTGCAGATGGCCGAACGCATGGACCTTTATACCGGCGGTATCTCCATATCTCCTTTTTCCGGTACACATTTTGACCACAAGGGCGAAGGGCACTCCTTTCTGGCATTGCAGGGAAAAGCCCTGGACCGGAATATTGACCCGCTTTTTGATATGGTGGATGAATATATCAATGCCGGCAGCTTTAAAGATCATGACCGGCTCAAAAGCTTGATTTTACAATACCAGGCAGGTCTTGAGTCCTCCATTGTCGGGTCCGGACACAGATATGCCATCACTTTGTCTGCACGCCACCTGTCAATGGCAGCCGGTATCAATGAATTATGGCATGGTATCGCCCAATATGCCCTGATTAAAGATCTTTCCGCCAGGGTGAGTCATGAAAAAACAGGCGCCCAGGCTTTGGCTGAATTGGAAACAAACCTTTCCGCCATGGCTGCGGCAGTCATGAAAAAAGATAATTTTAAACCTGCCGTTATCGGATCTGTTCCCTCCATGGTTCAGGCGGATAAGCGTATTGCAGATATTTACAACAATCTGTCCAACGGAAGCACCCAGGCGTTTCATACACCGCAGATAAAAACAGATACCCTGCGGCCCTACGACGGCTGGATGACCAATACCGCCGTCTCCTTTGTGGGCCAGTCTTTTAAAGCCGTTCGCATTTCCCATGAAGACGCACCGGTCCTCTCTGTTATTGCGAAGCTTTTGCGTTCCTTGTTTTTACACCGGGAAATTCGGGAAAAGGGCGGGGCATACGGCGGGTTTGCCATGTACAACATGGAAGAGGGCATTTTTTCCTTTGGTTCCTACCGTGATCCCCATATTAAACGAACCCTGGATGTTTATGGCCAGGCGTGTGATTTCATCACCCGGGGAGAGTTCACCGCAACAGATGTAAAAGAAGCCATCCTGCAGGTCTGCTCGGAAATCGATAAACCGGAAACGCCTGCCCCTTCAGCCATGAAGGCCTTTTATCGACAGATCACCAAGTTGTCCGATGAAATCCGAAAAGGGTTTAAGGATGCCCTGCTGGGTGTGGATAAGCAAAAGGTCATGGAAACAGCCGGCCGATATTTTTTCCGGGATGAAGCAGACAAGGGAATATCCGTAATTTCCTCAAAATCCTTGCTCGAACAGGCCAACCAGGAACTGGAAGCGGAAGGGCGAGAACTGCTGACCCTCCATAAAATTTAG
- the rsmA gene encoding 16S rRNA (adenine(1518)-N(6)/adenine(1519)-N(6))-dimethyltransferase RsmA, whose amino-acid sequence MTHPGELLKKNGLYAGKELGQNFLSNPATAQMIVDRTCVDKETTVLEIGPGLGAITLPLARACKQLTAVEKDRRIIPLLEQELADEGISNVTIINQNILKTDIREIAGANKLVVIGNLPYNISSQILFQLVTIRQVVTRAFLMFQKELAQRLLASPGTKDYSRLAAVVQYAANISRVADIGPNNFFPRPDVDSTVLRFDFFETEGMEEADETLLFAVIKAAFSKRRKTLHNAMSGGEMGLTKQIVGIALENAGIDPSRRAETLNIQEFIDLSKAVGNAITDES is encoded by the coding sequence ATGACGCATCCTGGCGAGTTATTAAAGAAAAATGGGCTATATGCCGGAAAGGAGTTGGGCCAGAATTTTTTGTCCAACCCGGCCACAGCCCAGATGATTGTAGATAGAACCTGTGTTGATAAAGAGACCACCGTGCTTGAAATCGGTCCCGGATTAGGGGCGATCACCCTGCCTTTGGCAAGGGCCTGCAAGCAGCTTACGGCTGTTGAAAAAGACCGCCGTATTATTCCTTTGCTTGAACAGGAACTGGCCGATGAAGGAATCAGCAATGTTACGATTATCAATCAAAACATTTTAAAAACAGATATCCGGGAAATTGCAGGAGCAAATAAACTGGTGGTGATTGGGAATCTGCCCTATAATATTTCCTCCCAGATCCTTTTTCAGCTGGTTACAATCCGCCAGGTTGTGACACGCGCATTTCTTATGTTTCAAAAGGAACTTGCCCAACGACTTCTTGCCTCCCCCGGCACCAAGGATTACTCACGGCTTGCTGCAGTGGTTCAATATGCCGCAAACATCAGCCGGGTTGCGGATATCGGGCCCAACAATTTTTTTCCCAGACCGGATGTAGACTCCACGGTCCTGCGCTTTGATTTTTTTGAAACCGAAGGCATGGAAGAAGCGGACGAAACCCTGCTGTTCGCTGTAATAAAAGCCGCATTTTCCAAACGTAGAAAAACCCTTCACAATGCCATGTCCGGAGGCGAAATGGGATTAACCAAACAAATTGTCGGAATTGCCCTTGAAAACGCCGGTATTGACCCCTCACGGCGGGCTGAAACCCTTAATATCCAGGAATTTATAGATCTGTCAAAGGCGGTGGGAAACGCGATCACCGATGAATCATGA
- a CDS encoding HD domain-containing phosphohydrolase has product MIEARISIDKLIEVVRQGGRVKTGVDVYDSNGTLLLAKDVMVDKTKPLKIVRNNGLRHVPVASNGGVFDASGNKINLKSAKMPNIVSDSFLASEPVKTQNVTERLKEILELRRFAESISIKAQAIIKNAVNQIRETKGEFDVDAVSAQASELASFAEQDHHPFAYAPREWFFYDDYFYSHATNVCALGSQVLHRFNKAFSKIMEKSLWASPTLAGNEKSGMFSYYYPEEINEMTFGLFIYDLGKSMVPEDLLNKTSTLSKDEIELLRRHSHDYGFTVIEKNHLGSTVLSNMIRHHHGPLYEGEPGCYPAGLEYGNMPPYVRICKLMDIYDAMISKRSYQDAVNQVAAVTGLFRSYVHKDPILQFILHAFVKTVGLYPPGSIVFLKSGQLAYVLENEGPLVLPFTDKNQVPLKSRPDPFNAGKQTGVLAIDSDRSLRQPKKIWDCLPAFIREIALPKDQVAAAVAAISTI; this is encoded by the coding sequence ATGATTGAAGCAAGAATATCCATAGATAAGCTGATCGAGGTTGTCCGCCAGGGCGGCCGGGTTAAAACCGGGGTGGATGTGTATGACAGCAACGGAACCCTGCTTTTGGCTAAAGATGTCATGGTGGATAAAACAAAGCCGCTGAAAATTGTTCGAAACAACGGTCTTCGGCATGTGCCGGTGGCAAGTAACGGCGGTGTTTTTGACGCATCCGGCAACAAAATAAACTTGAAATCCGCCAAGATGCCCAATATTGTGTCGGATTCATTTTTAGCTTCAGAACCCGTCAAAACCCAAAATGTAACCGAACGGCTCAAAGAGATCCTGGAACTGCGCAGGTTTGCCGAATCCATAAGTATCAAAGCCCAGGCCATCATAAAAAATGCCGTGAACCAGATCAGAGAGACAAAGGGGGAGTTTGATGTAGATGCCGTATCAGCCCAGGCATCGGAACTTGCATCATTTGCCGAACAGGATCATCACCCCTTTGCATATGCACCCAGGGAGTGGTTTTTCTACGATGACTATTTTTACAGCCATGCCACCAATGTCTGCGCCTTGGGCTCCCAGGTATTGCACCGGTTCAACAAGGCTTTTTCAAAAATAATGGAAAAATCGCTTTGGGCCTCACCAACCCTTGCGGGCAATGAGAAGTCCGGCATGTTTTCCTATTACTACCCGGAAGAGATAAATGAGATGACCTTTGGCCTGTTCATCTATGATCTGGGAAAATCCATGGTGCCCGAAGATCTTTTGAACAAAACATCGACACTGAGCAAAGATGAAATAGAACTGCTGCGCCGGCATTCCCATGATTATGGGTTTACGGTCATAGAAAAGAACCATCTGGGCAGTACAGTGCTCAGTAACATGATTCGGCATCATCATGGCCCCTTATATGAGGGAGAACCCGGGTGTTACCCTGCGGGACTTGAATACGGAAATATGCCGCCCTATGTCAGAATATGCAAACTGATGGACATCTATGACGCCATGATATCCAAGCGCAGTTACCAGGACGCTGTTAACCAGGTTGCTGCAGTCACCGGCCTGTTTCGCAGCTATGTACACAAAGACCCCATCCTGCAATTCATTCTCCATGCGTTTGTTAAAACCGTAGGGCTTTATCCGCCGGGCAGCATTGTGTTTCTTAAAAGCGGACAACTGGCCTATGTCCTTGAAAACGAAGGTCCCCTTGTGCTTCCCTTTACAGACAAAAATCAGGTTCCCTTAAAATCCAGACCGGATCCTTTTAACGCCGGAAAACAGACCGGAGTGCTTGCCATTGACAGTGACAGAAGCCTCAGGCAGCCCAAAAAAATATGGGACTGCCTGCCGGCATTTATCAGGGAAATTGCCCTGCCAAAGGATCAGGTGGCAGCAGCTGTCGCTGCAATTTCGACCATTTAA
- a CDS encoding ribose-phosphate pyrophosphokinase, which yields MTENLKVFSGGSNPDLATEICGHIGIDLSPMETSRFSNDNLFVQIKESVREKDVFVVQSLTTPVSDHLMELMITIDALRSASAKRITAVIPYYSYARSDKKDAPRISIAARLVADLLKTAGADRVLTMDLHADAVHGFFSIPVDHLTFMPTICDYFEGLLDLSKVVVVATDAGGAKRAGRFAKRLDTSLAIIDKRRISDSNVQQGLVVGNVEGLDAIVFDDEISTGGTLVSTVDTLKRAGAHNIYVGATHPVLCGQAVENLSKTVVSGIVVANTVHIPAEKQFAQLKSLSVAPLFARAIKHIHTGESVSALFKS from the coding sequence ATGACAGAAAATTTAAAAGTATTTTCCGGTGGATCCAATCCGGATCTGGCAACGGAAATCTGTGGACATATTGGGATTGACTTAAGCCCTATGGAAACATCCCGATTTTCAAATGATAATTTATTTGTTCAGATCAAGGAGAGTGTCAGGGAAAAAGATGTATTCGTAGTTCAGTCTTTAACCACACCTGTCAGTGATCACCTTATGGAGCTGATGATTACCATAGATGCGTTGCGCAGTGCATCTGCTAAACGGATTACCGCTGTCATCCCCTATTATTCATATGCCCGGTCCGATAAAAAGGATGCCCCAAGAATTTCCATTGCTGCCCGTCTGGTGGCGGATCTTTTGAAAACCGCCGGGGCAGACCGGGTACTGACCATGGATCTGCACGCCGATGCCGTGCATGGTTTTTTCAGTATTCCCGTGGATCATTTAACTTTTATGCCCACAATCTGTGATTATTTTGAAGGACTTTTGGATCTGTCAAAGGTGGTGGTGGTCGCCACGGATGCAGGTGGTGCAAAAAGAGCGGGGCGGTTTGCCAAACGCCTGGACACCTCCCTTGCTATCATTGACAAACGCAGGATCAGCGATTCCAATGTTCAACAGGGGCTGGTCGTGGGTAATGTAGAGGGGCTGGATGCCATTGTTTTTGACGATGAGATATCCACAGGGGGAACCCTGGTGAGCACCGTTGATACCTTGAAACGGGCGGGGGCTCATAATATTTATGTGGGGGCGACCCACCCGGTGCTTTGCGGTCAGGCTGTAGAAAATTTAAGTAAAACCGTTGTATCAGGCATTGTTGTTGCCAATACGGTTCATATTCCTGCAGAAAAACAATTTGCTCAGCTTAAATCTCTGTCCGTGGCACCGCTTTTTGCCCGGGCCATTAAGCACATCCATACAGGGGAAAGTGTGTCTGCTCTTTTTAAATCGTAA
- a CDS encoding LysR family transcriptional regulator ArgP, which yields MFDYKLIEAMAEVVRQGGFEKAAARMCLTQSAVSQRVRQLEEQVGQILLTRSVPPAVTDAGKWFLAHYLQVRHLEEDLANRADFGWDGKPVTLSVGVNADSLATWFTKAVAPMLKDGKILLDIRVDDQEQTHKLLKNGTVCGCISILDRAIQGCRIFEIGTMTYQLLCTKDFARRWFPSGVNLEALSKAPAIVFNQKDELHDKALKIVFHTVPKDIPATYVPSSETFVDFIAMGLGYGVVPLAQGGHLMEKGILIPLIADLTIDIQLFWHCWNLKSPLIESFTQALLHQGSKNLNSFVIPDLMPLK from the coding sequence ATGTTTGATTATAAGCTTATAGAGGCGATGGCAGAGGTTGTCCGGCAGGGCGGGTTTGAAAAGGCGGCAGCTCGGATGTGCCTGACCCAGTCTGCTGTGTCCCAGCGGGTCAGGCAACTTGAAGAGCAGGTCGGACAGATATTGCTGACCCGTTCGGTGCCACCCGCCGTCACAGATGCCGGGAAATGGTTTCTTGCCCATTATTTACAGGTCAGGCATCTTGAAGAGGATTTGGCAAACCGGGCAGATTTTGGGTGGGATGGAAAACCTGTAACCCTGTCCGTGGGGGTTAATGCCGACAGTCTGGCCACATGGTTTACTAAAGCTGTTGCGCCCATGCTGAAAGACGGAAAAATTTTGTTGGACATCCGGGTGGACGACCAGGAGCAGACCCATAAACTTTTAAAAAATGGAACCGTGTGCGGCTGCATCAGTATCCTTGACCGGGCCATTCAGGGGTGCCGGATTTTTGAAATCGGCACCATGACATACCAATTGTTGTGCACCAAGGATTTCGCCCGTCGCTGGTTTCCCAGCGGCGTAAATCTTGAAGCGTTATCAAAGGCGCCGGCCATCGTTTTTAATCAAAAGGATGAATTGCACGATAAAGCGCTTAAAATTGTCTTTCATACAGTGCCAAAGGATATACCTGCGACCTATGTCCCCTCATCGGAAACCTTTGTGGATTTTATTGCCATGGGTCTTGGATACGGTGTAGTGCCGCTGGCCCAAGGCGGACATTTAATGGAAAAAGGCATTCTAATTCCCTTGATTGCCGACCTGACAATTGATATCCAGCTCTTCTGGCATTGCTGGAATTTAAAATCTCCTTTAATTGAATCCTTTACCCAGGCCCTGCTGCACCAGGGCAGTAAAAACCTTAATTCATTCGTCATTCCTGATCTAATGCCTTTAAAATGA
- a CDS encoding LysE/ArgO family amino acid transporter, which yields MMTPFFQGLGTGGGLIVAIGAQNAFILSQGIRKNHPLIIAAICIFCDILFITLGVAGIGAAVSRSVLLSRLTAWGGTIFLFLYGFQAFRSAMGNKSLNAADQGHMSLKTVIISTLAVTLLNPHFYLDTVVLIGSIASRFPHSQRFYFWAGSVTASTLWFISLSIGARVFAPVFKNPLAWRILDAVIGLTLWSIAFSLTRYAMML from the coding sequence ATGATGACACCCTTTTTCCAGGGCCTTGGCACAGGGGGCGGCCTCATTGTGGCCATTGGTGCTCAAAATGCATTTATACTCTCCCAGGGCATTCGCAAAAACCATCCCCTTATTATTGCTGCAATCTGCATATTCTGCGATATCCTGTTTATCACACTGGGCGTTGCAGGTATCGGCGCTGCCGTTTCAAGGTCGGTTCTGTTGTCACGGCTGACGGCCTGGGGCGGTACGATATTTTTATTTTTATACGGATTTCAGGCGTTCAGATCGGCCATGGGGAACAAAAGCCTTAATGCAGCGGATCAGGGCCATATGTCTCTTAAGACGGTTATTATATCAACATTGGCCGTTACCCTTCTCAATCCCCATTTCTACCTTGACACGGTTGTGTTGATCGGCAGCATCGCAAGCCGATTTCCCCATAGCCAAAGATTTTATTTCTGGGCAGGAAGTGTCACGGCTTCTACCCTATGGTTTATCAGTCTGAGTATTGGGGCAAGGGTGTTTGCACCTGTATTCAAAAATCCATTGGCCTGGCGAATTCTTGATGCTGTTATCGGTTTAACCCTGTGGAGCATTGCATTTTCCCTGACCCGGTATGCCATGATGTTATAA
- the rdgC gene encoding recombination-associated protein RdgC: MGLISSTHSISRYYIDGDFPDGAAEGVRRGLIENAIPTLENEYDEISAGWTPLETPYNPDFESASFLFGTYFAFSLRIDKKSIPAKLIQKHMAIETEKKKKESGRPFISKNEKAELKEMVVDILMHKTPFIPNIYDVLWDYENKNLILFSTQKAANELFETLFFKSFDHKPIKIFPYTIVEKLGSFSSDKKDRILALSPLNMKGI; this comes from the coding sequence ATGGGATTGATATCTTCCACCCATTCCATCAGCCGTTATTACATTGACGGTGACTTTCCTGACGGTGCCGCAGAAGGTGTCCGCCGGGGACTGATTGAAAACGCCATCCCCACATTAGAAAACGAGTACGATGAAATTTCAGCCGGATGGACCCCCCTTGAAACCCCCTACAACCCAGACTTTGAATCCGCGTCATTTCTATTCGGCACTTATTTTGCCTTTTCCCTGCGCATTGATAAAAAATCAATCCCGGCCAAACTGATCCAGAAACACATGGCCATTGAAACAGAGAAAAAAAAGAAAGAGAGCGGTAGGCCCTTTATTTCAAAAAATGAGAAAGCCGAACTCAAAGAGATGGTCGTGGATATTCTGATGCATAAAACGCCCTTTATTCCCAATATATATGATGTGCTATGGGACTATGAAAATAAAAATTTAATTTTATTTTCCACCCAGAAAGCGGCCAATGAACTGTTTGAAACTCTGTTTTTCAAATCTTTTGATCATAAGCCCATCAAAATATTCCCATATACAATTGTTGAAAAACTGGGCAGTTTTTCAAGTGATAAAAAAGACAGAATATTGGCGTTATCGCCCTTAAATATGAAAGGTATATGA